From a single Acidobacteriota bacterium genomic region:
- a CDS encoding ABC transporter permease, with translation LVFAVWRPWFPVSGADEPGAWFLPAVTLAVPTSALLCRLLSASLSEEMGREYLTAARARGLGEGTAFRRHGLRNALLPAVTVLGLQLGGLLTGAILTERIFRWPGLGTLVLGAIGSRDYPVLQGAVLLFALLTLAATLATDLLYGFLDPRIRRDG, from the coding sequence CCTGGTTTTCGCCGTCTGGCGGCCCTGGTTCCCCGTCTCGGGGGCCGACGAGCCGGGGGCCTGGTTCCTCCCGGCGGTGACCCTCGCCGTGCCCACCTCCGCCCTTCTGTGCCGGCTCCTGTCCGCCTCCCTCTCGGAGGAGATGGGCAGGGAGTACCTGACGGCGGCGCGGGCCCGGGGGCTGGGAGAGGGGACGGCCTTCCGGCGCCATGGACTGCGCAACGCGCTCCTTCCGGCGGTGACGGTGCTGGGCCTCCAGCTCGGCGGGCTCCTCACGGGGGCCATCCTGACGGAGCGGATCTTTCGGTGGCCGGGGCTGGGGACGCTGGTGCTGGGGGCCATCGGGAGCCGGGACTACCCGGTCCTTCAGGGGGCGGTGCTCCTCTTCGCCCTCCTGACGCTGGCGGCGACGCTGGCGACGGACCTCCTCTACGGCTTCCTTGACCCGAGGATCCGTCGCGATGGCTAG